The following coding sequences lie in one Lolium perenne isolate Kyuss_39 chromosome 2, Kyuss_2.0, whole genome shotgun sequence genomic window:
- the LOC127328911 gene encoding mavicyanin-like, producing the protein MAYRQVLLLAAAAIAAAILLAPASAEDFTVGDAAGWTLKYPAVWTDGKAFVVGDSLMFMYPSDKHNVMEVMGTDFKAYNVTGNALGTWNSGSDTVPLAKVGRRWFVCGVGNHCAQGMKFLVVTADSSAQAPAAPPSSSASFVSGAISQAMAAAGAVAAAALMF; encoded by the exons ATGGCGTACCGGCAAGTGCTGCTCTTGGCTgccgcggccatcgccgccgccatCCTCCTGGCGCCGGCCTCCGCTGAGGACTTCACTGTCGGCGATGCCGCCGGCTGGACCCTCAAATACCCTGCCGTCTGGACCGACGGCAAAGCCTTCGTCGTCGGTGACAGCCTAA TGTTCATGTACCCCTCCGACAAGCACAACGTGATGGAAGTGATGGGCACGGACTTCAAGGCCTACAACGTGACCGGGAACGCGCTCGGCACCTGGAACTCCGGCAGCGACACTGTGCCGCTCGCCAAGGTCGGGAGGAGGTGGTTCGTCTGCGGCGTGGGCAACCACTGCGCCCAGGGAATGAAgttcctcgtcgtcaccgccgacTCCTCCGCACAGGCCCCAGCTGCGCCGCCATCCTCTTCAGCCTCGTTCGTCAGCGGAGCGATTTCACAGGCGATGGCAGCCGCCGGCGCCGTAGCCGCAGCCGCGCTCATGTTCTGA